A portion of the Cryptomeria japonica chromosome 5, Sugi_1.0, whole genome shotgun sequence genome contains these proteins:
- the LOC131875686 gene encoding uncharacterized protein LOC131875686 — protein MITRTWKSLSSIPSHGSVVRGLGNRNKRIAARWAPPPLGHFKLHFDGASRGNPGLAGVGMAIFDHNAVLIATDCHALGSQSNNFAECQALSLGIDLAISLGIKHLSIQGDSMVVIQSVLNCKSNYWHLKYIIDHILEKLSFFDTFVLSHCFRELNKLVDFLANLAIDFGAHHKSIAVCDIPQDVLLGYMSHPKD, from the coding sequence atgattacaaggacatggaaatctctgTCTAgcatcccttctcatgggtctgtTGTAAGGGGTTTGGGTAATAGGAATAAGAGAATTGCGGCTAGATGGGCTCCTCCTCCTCTGGGTCATTTCAAGCttcactttgatggtgcttctaggggaaATCCGGGTCTGGCTGGGGTTGGTATGGCCATTTTTGACCATAATGCAGTCCTAATAGCAACTGATTGTCATGCCCTTGGGTCTCAATCAAACAATTTTGCTGAATGTCAAGCTTTATCacttgggattgatttggctatttccTTAGGGATCAAGCACCTTTCGATCCAGGGGGATTCAATGGTAGTCATTCAAAGTGTTTTGAACTGCAAGAGTAATTATTGGCACTTGAAGTacataattgatcatattttggagaaattatccttCTTTGATACTTTTGTATTATCTCATTGTTTTCGAGAGTTAAATAAACTGGTAGATTTTCTGGCTAATTTGGCTATTGACTTTGGTGCCCACCATAAGAGTATAGC